The DNA window TCAGGCTGCGTGCTCGCCCGGTGCCAGGGTGAGCACGTCGAATCCGCTCGGCGTCACCGCAACCATGTGTTCCCACTGGGCTGACAGCGAGCGGTCTTCCGTCACCACGGTCCAGCCATCGGCCAGCGTGCGCGTGGGGTAGTGGCCGGCATTGACCATCGGTTCGATCGTGAAGATCATGCCGGGCTGCAGCGTCAATCCTGTGCCGGGGCGGCCAAAGTGGCGCACCTGCAGATCTTCGTGGTACTCGGTGCCGATGCCATGGCCGCAGAAGTTGCGCACGACGGAGTAACCGGCGTTCTCGGCCAGTGACTGGATCGCGTGGCCCACGTCACCCAGCGTGGCACCCGGCCGCACGGCGCGGATGCCGGCCCACATGGCCTCATACGTCACTTCGCACAGCCGGCGTGCTGCCCGGCTGGGCTTGCCCACGTGGACCATGCGGCTCGTGTCGCCGAACCAGCCATCCTTGATGACGGCCACGTCGATGTTGACGATGTCGCCATCCTTCAGGATCGTCTTCGGCGACGGGATGCCATGGCAGACGACGTCGTTGACAGAGGTGAGGATGGTCTTTGTATAGCCGTGATAGCCCACGTTGGCCGGAATAACCTTCAGAACGTCGACGATGTACCGGTGGCACAGCTCATCCAGGTATGCGGTGCTGACCCCGGGCCTGACATGCGGGCCGATCATCGTCAGCACGTCCGCCGCCAACTGGCCGGCGGTACGCGATAGTTCGATCTGTTCCGCGGTCTTGATGTTTACGATGCCCATGATTTCCTTGATATACGATCCATATACGGATCGTATATTAGCATGGGCGGAGGCGGCGATTATACGTTTCGTATATCGAACGTATTGCCCAGGTCAGCGCACGGCCGCGGCATCGAAATGCGGGTTATGGATGAGGCCCAGCACATTGCCGAACGGGTCCGCCAGCTCGGCCACCTTGATGCCGTCGCCCACGTCCTGGATGGCCGAGTGGATTTCCGCGCCCAGCGCGGTGATTCGGCCTACCTCGGCTTCGATATCGTCCACGCCCCAGTAGACCAGCGTGCCCGTCTTGCCGGGTTGGCCGTCCGGCTGCAGGCCCAGTTCGAAGCCGCCGATATTGAAGCCCACGTGGAACGGCTGGTCGAAATAGGGCGCAGTGCCGAACACGTCGGTGTACCACGCCTTCGCCGCGGGCAGGTCCTTCACGGGGTAGATGGCGGTGCGCAAGCCCTTGATCATGATGTCCTCCTGTCGTTGTGATGGGAGCATCATGCCATTCGGGCGGGGTGCCGGATTGGAAAAATGGAAGGTGATCACGATGCCGCGATACCCCACATGGCGGCGATCGGAACCCTCGCCCCGGCGACGAACCGGTGGCCGGCGGAACCGCCGGCGCCGCGCCCTGCGTTCATCTGGTGCCGATGTGCCTTGCAAGGAAGTCTTCGATGCGCTGCCACAGGTCGATGCGATTTTTCCGGGTCTTCCAGTCATCGACCGTCGAGGTATATTCGAGCCACTCCGCCTGCGCATTCCCGGCCCTGGGCTCCTTGTAGAAGCGCAGCCCTTCCTTGTAACCCACGGCTTCGTCGCCGGTGCCGTAGGCCAGCAGTACAGGACGCGTGATGTTCTTCAGCTTTGCATCTTCCGGATTCTTTTCAAAGCTCGTCATGCCGGACCAGCTGATGCCGCACCGGAAGGTGTCCGCATCCCTGAGCAGGGCCATCATGGCTGCGTAGCCGCCATAGCCCGTTCCGGCGATGCATACCCGCGCCGGGTCCGTATAGCCGTTCGCCACTGCCCATTTGACTGCGTCGGCAATGTCATCCTGGACGGCGCGGCCCCATTGACCGATGCCTGCTTCGGCATGTGCGCGCCCAAACCCCTTCACGCCGCGCGGCTCGGGCTGCAGCACGGCATAGCCGCGCGAAGCGAGGAACTGCACTTCGGCATCCCACAGCCATTTGGCGCTGCGCCGCCGCGGCTCGGCGCCCACCAGCACCACGGTCGGCAGCCGCTTCTGCACTGCGCCTTTCGGCAGTGTCATGAAGACAGGGATCTGCCTGCCGTCGCGGGCCTTGTAGCGATCGAGCGTCATGTCGGCCATTCTTGCCGGGTCGATTTTCGGCGTGGCACCGCCCAGCAAAACCTGCTTCTTTGTATCGGTGTCGTAGAGCGTATAGGTGTGGTTGCGGATATCGGAATAACTGTCGACCACCACATAAGGCGTCTCGCTGGCGCGGCCACGCGAGATATTGTTCACCGTGCCAGGCAGCAGCGCGTCAACTTCCTGCTGGATCGCTTTCATTCGTTCGTCGTACCACACGGTGGCATCCGCATCGGTCGCGAACCGGAATCCCAGCAGTTTCGTGTCGCTGACGATGGCATCAGCAACGGTGTCGAAGCCGGGAGCGCTGACCAGCGGCGTTGCTTCCAGGGTGTTTTTTGCCAGGTCGAAGCGGTAGATGCCTGCTTCGTCGGTGCCGTTCCGCGCGCTGACATAGAGTGTGCCGTCCACGTACAGCAGCGGTTCGAAGCTCGAGGCATCGCGTTCGTCGCGGCTGTCGATCTGGCGCCAGTTGTCTTTGTCAGAGAAGAACGTCACGCTGCGGCCACCGCGCCGGGCGGTGGCAATGCGGGTCTTGCCGTCGGCATCGACCAGCCAGCCATAGGTGCCGAATGGCGCGTTGACCTTGCGGCGCAAGCGGGACCGGGTGTTGAGGTTCACCAGCGCCTCGGCGCCGTCGGTGACTTCGATCACCTGCATGGTTTCCTCTTTCGTGAAGGGGAAGCCATGGACGGTTGCCTGCGACACCCGGGCAGCGCCCCCATCTCCTTCCGCGAAGGAACGCTTGCCGACCAGGGTTTGCGACACCGCGGTCTGGCGCTTGCCGTCGCGGTCGATGGCGTACAGTCCGGGCTTGCCGATGTCCTTGCCGTGATCGACGTTAATGACGGTGAACGTCAGCCGCTGGTCGCTGAGCCAGCGAACCAGGTCGACATCGGCATTGCTGAAATTGGCGACCGCCGTCGATTTCTGCTCGTTGATGTCGTACACGATCAGCATGGTGCGGCCTTGCGGCGACAGCGTTCTGATGGCAACGAATCGTCCATTCGGCGACAACTGCGCGCCAGTGGTGTCTGGCCGCTGGAAGAAGCTCGAGGCCGGGATGGGGGCGGTGGTGTCGTCTGCCACTGCGATGGCCGGCAGGAGCAGGCTGCCGGCTATTGCCAGGGCACGCAAGGTTTCTTTCATTAATGCATAGTTGTAATTTGAAAAGAACTGAACGATAGCGCAGGTTGATGCTCTCACAAAATTTATGTGGCTAAATATTTAACTTTTCAACTTTTCAGCAACGCTTTGCCTGGCGCCATGTCGGCGAAGTCGCGGAAATCGCGGATCAGGTGCGACTGGTCGAAATAGCCGCACTCGGCGGCCAGCCCGGCCAGGTCGCCATCGCGGGAACGGTCGCGCAGCAGCGCGAGCGCCCGGCGAAAGCGGCAGATGCGGGCGAACAGTTTCGGCGTGATTCCCACCTGCTGGCGAAACCGCAGGGCCAGGTGCTGGCGCGAGACATGCAGCGTATCCGCCAGCGTTTCAACCGATACGGCGCCGTGCGCCGCCTCGATCGTCGCCACGGCGCGAACGCCCAGCGCCCCGGATCGCGCATCCTGTGCCATTGCCAGGCGCCGCAGCAATTCCCGCTCGACCAGCGCGATCCGCTGCCGATTGGTCAGTTCCTTTGCCCACAAGGCGTCGTCGAGCCGGTTCGCCACCGAAAGGCCCCACATGTCGGGTAATTCGGCCCGCCCATCGTCCTGCCACAGGATATCGATGCAATTGTCCGGCAGCACGCGGTGCAGGTGCGGCGCCGCGGCGGATACCGGTGCCGTCACGCGCGCCGTCCACAGGCATGCCACGTGTGCCCGCAAGGCCGGATGCGGCGGATACTCGCGGTAGATCATGGGGTTGCGCGGGCCGCGAACACGGCGATCGTGAACTTATGCACACTGGCCTTGTATAATGTCCGGTTCATATCCATTCACCGCTCTCCTCATTCTGCATCCATCATGCAAGACAAATATAGTCCCGCCGACGTTGAAAAAGCCGCGCAAGCGCACTGGAAAGCCATCGACGCCTATAAAGCCGTCGAAAACGACCCGCGTTTCCCGAAAGGCAAGTACTACGCCTGCTCGATGCTGCCTTACCCGTCCGGCAAGCTGCACATGGGCCACGTGCGCAACTATACGATCAACGATGTGATGTACCGCTACCTGCGGATGAACGGCTACAACGTGCTCATGCCGATGGGCTGGGATGCGTTCGGCATGCCGGCCGAAAACGCGGCCATGGCGAACAACGTGCCGCCGGCGCAATGGACATATTCGAACATCGCCCACATGCGCTCGCAGATGGAAATGATGGGCCTGGCCATCGACTGGTCGCGTGAAATGACGGCCTGCAAGCCCGAATACTACAAGTGGAACCAGTGGATGTTCCTGAAGATGCTCGAGAAGGGCATCATCTACAAGAAGACCGGCACCGTGAACTGGGACCCGGTCGACCAGACCGTGCTGGCCAACGAGCAGGTGGTCGATGGCCGCGGCTGGCGTTCCGGCGCGCTGATCGAAAAGCGCGAGATCCCGATGTACTACGCGCGCATCACCGACTACGCCGAGGAGCTGCTCGACCACGTCGACAACAAGCTGGCGGGCTGGCCCGAGCGCGTGCGCATCATGCAGTCGAACTGGATCGGCAAGTCCACCGGCGTGCGTTTCGCGTTCCCGCACACGATCGCGGGTGACGACGGCCAGCTGATCGGCGACGGCAAGATGTACGTGTTCACCACGCGCCCGGACACAATCATTGGCGTCACCTTCTGCGCGGTCGCTGCCGAACACCCGCTGGCCAGTCATGCAGCAAAAAGCAACAGCGAACTCCAGGCCTTTATAGCGGAGTGCAAGATGGGTTCCGTGATCGAGGCCGACATGGCCACGATGGAAAAGAAGGGCATGCCCACGGGTCTGTTCGTCACGCACCCGATCACCAACGAGCAGATCGAAGTCTGGGTCGGCAACTACGTGCTGATCACCTACGGCGACGGCGCCGTGATGGGCGTGCCGGCGCACGACGAGCGCGATTTCGCGTTCGCCAACAAGTACAGCCTGCCCATCAAGCAGGTCATTACGACCGCGGACAATCACGAGTACTCGACCGCCGAATGGCAGGAATGGTATGGCGACAAGGCCATCTCCATCGTCACCAACTCCGGCAAGTACGACGGTCTGAAATACGCCGAAGCCGTCGATGCCGTGGCCGCCGACCTGGCCGCGCTGGGCCTGGGCGAAAAGAAAGTCACGTTCCGCCTGCGCGACTGGGGCATTTCGCGCCAGCGCTACTGGGGCACGCCGATCCCGATGATCAACTGCGCCGATTGCGGCGCGGTGCCGGTGCCGGAAAAGGACCTGCCGGTCGTGCTGCCCGAAGACTGCGTGCCGGACGGCACGGGCAACCCGCTGAACAAGCACGAAGCCTTCCTCAAGTGCGACTGCCCGCAGTGCGGCAAGCCGGCGCGCCGCGAGACGGACACGATGGACACGTTCGTCGATTCGAGCTGGTACTACATGAAATATACGTCGCCGGGTTCGGAGTCGATGGTCGATGCGCGCAACGACTACTGGATGCCGATGGACCAGTACATCGGCGGCATCGAGCACGCCGTGCTGCACCTGCTGTACGCGCGCTTCTGGACGAAAGTCATGCGCGACCTGGGCCTCGTGAAATTCGACGAGCCGTTCGTCAACCTGCTGACCCAAGGCATGGTGCTGAACGAAACCTACTACCGTGAAGAAGAAAACGGCAAGAAGACGTGGTTCAACCCGGCCGACGTGGAACTGACCACCGACGACAAGGGCCGCCCGCTTTCCGCGCTGCTGAAGGCGGACGGCCAGCCGGTGTCGATCGGCGGCACGGAAAAGATGTCGAAGTCGAAGAACAACGGCATCGACCCGCAGGCGCAGATCGAGCAGTACGGCGCCGACACGGCCCGCCTGTTCACGATGTTCGCCTCGCCGCCGGAACAGACGCTGGAATGGTCGGGTAGCGGCGTGGAAGGCGCGAACCGCTTCCTGCGCCGCGTCTGGGCGTATGCGTACGCGCAGAAGGATCGCGTGGCCGCCGCCAATGCCGTGCTGACCGCAACGGCCACGACGGACGCCGGCAAGACGCTGCGCCGCGAACTGCACAAGGTGCTGCAGCAGGCCGACTACGACCTGAAGCGCATCCAGTACAACACCGTGGTGTCGGCCTGCATGAAGATGCTGAACACGCTGGAATCCGCGAAGCTGGACGATTCCGCTGAATCGTCGGCCGTGATCTCGGAAGGCCTGTCGATCTTCCTGCGCCTGCTGAACCCCGTGGCGCCGCACATCACGCACGCGCTGTGGGCGGAACTGGGCTATGCGGCCGCCGGCAAGGACATCCTCGACGCGGCCTGGCCGCAGGTCGACCCGGCCGCGCTGGAACAGTCCGAGATCGAGATGATGATCCAGGTGAACGGCAAGCTGCGCGGGTCCGTGAAGGTGCCGAAGGGCGCCGACAAGGCCGCCATCGAAGCCGCCGCGCTGGCCGAGGAAAGCGTGCAGAAGTTCATCGAAGGCACGCCGAAGAAGGTCATCGTGGTGCCGGGCAAGCTGGTCAACATCGTGGTGTAAAGCATATGACGACTCTGAAAGGTCTTATCCGTAATACCGTGCTGGTCGCCGCGCTGGCCGGCACAGGGTTGTCAATGAGCGGCTGCGGCTTCCACCTGCGCGGCTCGGGCGGCAACTACACGCTGCCGTTCGCGTCGATGTATGTGGGCCTGCCGGAGTCGTCGCCGCTGGCCATCGACCTGAAGCGCAATATCCGCGTCAACGGCAATACCGTGGTGTCCAGCGATCCGCAAACGGCCGACGCGACCATCGAGGTGATCACCGACCCGGAAAAGACGCGCAGCAAGTCGATCCTGTCGCTGAACAGCGCCGGCCGCGTCAGCGAATACCTGCTGGCCTATAACATCGTGTTCCGCGTGAAGGACAAGGCTGGCCGCGAACTGCTGGGCCCCACGCAGATCACGCTGACCCGCCCGATCACGTTCAGCGAAACGCAGCTGCTGGCGAAGGAGCAGGAAGAAGCGCAGCTGTACCGCGACATGCAGAAAGACCTGGTGCAGCAGATGATGCGCCGCATGGCGGCGATCAAGCCGTCGAGCCCGAATGCCACGCCAACGAGCACCGTCAGCCCGCTGACCTTGCCGGGTGTGGTGTCG is part of the Pseudoduganella lutea genome and encodes:
- the map gene encoding type I methionyl aminopeptidase; its protein translation is MGIVNIKTAEQIELSRTAGQLAADVLTMIGPHVRPGVSTAYLDELCHRYIVDVLKVIPANVGYHGYTKTILTSVNDVVCHGIPSPKTILKDGDIVNIDVAVIKDGWFGDTSRMVHVGKPSRAARRLCEVTYEAMWAGIRAVRPGATLGDVGHAIQSLAENAGYSVVRNFCGHGIGTEYHEDLQVRHFGRPGTGLTLQPGMIFTIEPMVNAGHYPTRTLADGWTVVTEDRSLSAQWEHMVAVTPSGFDVLTLAPGEHAA
- a CDS encoding VOC family protein: MIKGLRTAIYPVKDLPAAKAWYTDVFGTAPYFDQPFHVGFNIGGFELGLQPDGQPGKTGTLVYWGVDDIEAEVGRITALGAEIHSAIQDVGDGIKVAELADPFGNVLGLIHNPHFDAAAVR
- a CDS encoding alpha/beta hydrolase family protein, which codes for MRASTCAIVQFFSNYNYALMKETLRALAIAGSLLLPAIAVADDTTAPIPASSFFQRPDTTGAQLSPNGRFVAIRTLSPQGRTMLIVYDINEQKSTAVANFSNADVDLVRWLSDQRLTFTVINVDHGKDIGKPGLYAIDRDGKRQTAVSQTLVGKRSFAEGDGGAARVSQATVHGFPFTKEETMQVIEVTDGAEALVNLNTRSRLRRKVNAPFGTYGWLVDADGKTRIATARRGGRSVTFFSDKDNWRQIDSRDERDASSFEPLLYVDGTLYVSARNGTDEAGIYRFDLAKNTLEATPLVSAPGFDTVADAIVSDTKLLGFRFATDADATVWYDERMKAIQQEVDALLPGTVNNISRGRASETPYVVVDSYSDIRNHTYTLYDTDTKKQVLLGGATPKIDPARMADMTLDRYKARDGRQIPVFMTLPKGAVQKRLPTVVLVGAEPRRRSAKWLWDAEVQFLASRGYAVLQPEPRGVKGFGRAHAEAGIGQWGRAVQDDIADAVKWAVANGYTDPARVCIAGTGYGGYAAMMALLRDADTFRCGISWSGMTSFEKNPEDAKLKNITRPVLLAYGTGDEAVGYKEGLRFYKEPRAGNAQAEWLEYTSTVDDWKTRKNRIDLWQRIEDFLARHIGTR
- a CDS encoding helix-turn-helix transcriptional regulator translates to MIYREYPPHPALRAHVACLWTARVTAPVSAAAPHLHRVLPDNCIDILWQDDGRAELPDMWGLSVANRLDDALWAKELTNRQRIALVERELLRRLAMAQDARSGALGVRAVATIEAAHGAVSVETLADTLHVSRQHLALRFRQQVGITPKLFARICRFRRALALLRDRSRDGDLAGLAAECGYFDQSHLIRDFRDFADMAPGKALLKS
- the leuS gene encoding leucine--tRNA ligase, whose translation is MQDKYSPADVEKAAQAHWKAIDAYKAVENDPRFPKGKYYACSMLPYPSGKLHMGHVRNYTINDVMYRYLRMNGYNVLMPMGWDAFGMPAENAAMANNVPPAQWTYSNIAHMRSQMEMMGLAIDWSREMTACKPEYYKWNQWMFLKMLEKGIIYKKTGTVNWDPVDQTVLANEQVVDGRGWRSGALIEKREIPMYYARITDYAEELLDHVDNKLAGWPERVRIMQSNWIGKSTGVRFAFPHTIAGDDGQLIGDGKMYVFTTRPDTIIGVTFCAVAAEHPLASHAAKSNSELQAFIAECKMGSVIEADMATMEKKGMPTGLFVTHPITNEQIEVWVGNYVLITYGDGAVMGVPAHDERDFAFANKYSLPIKQVITTADNHEYSTAEWQEWYGDKAISIVTNSGKYDGLKYAEAVDAVAADLAALGLGEKKVTFRLRDWGISRQRYWGTPIPMINCADCGAVPVPEKDLPVVLPEDCVPDGTGNPLNKHEAFLKCDCPQCGKPARRETDTMDTFVDSSWYYMKYTSPGSESMVDARNDYWMPMDQYIGGIEHAVLHLLYARFWTKVMRDLGLVKFDEPFVNLLTQGMVLNETYYREEENGKKTWFNPADVELTTDDKGRPLSALLKADGQPVSIGGTEKMSKSKNNGIDPQAQIEQYGADTARLFTMFASPPEQTLEWSGSGVEGANRFLRRVWAYAYAQKDRVAAANAVLTATATTDAGKTLRRELHKVLQQADYDLKRIQYNTVVSACMKMLNTLESAKLDDSAESSAVISEGLSIFLRLLNPVAPHITHALWAELGYAAAGKDILDAAWPQVDPAALEQSEIEMMIQVNGKLRGSVKVPKGADKAAIEAAALAEESVQKFIEGTPKKVIVVPGKLVNIVV
- the lptE gene encoding LPS-assembly lipoprotein LptE, with protein sequence MTTLKGLIRNTVLVAALAGTGLSMSGCGFHLRGSGGNYTLPFASMYVGLPESSPLAIDLKRNIRVNGNTVVSSDPQTADATIEVITDPEKTRSKSILSLNSAGRVSEYLLAYNIVFRVKDKAGRELLGPTQITLTRPITFSETQLLAKEQEEAQLYRDMQKDLVQQMMRRMAAIKPSSPNATPTSTVSPLTLPGVVSPGSVAMPGTTSTAPTTVQPSSAPAEKATEPVTEPALPTRQE